Below is a genomic region from Gadus morhua chromosome 4, gadMor3.0, whole genome shotgun sequence.
tcaacacaagacctgatttacggaTTAATACCCTCTTATCAGGGCTGGCCGCTCAGTTTCAAACAGCCATACGAGTAAAAGATCAGCTCTGTGTTAAACccggagaagttccctgtgacgtctgtactgggacccagctgaaggccgtgaagtcctgcctagtgtgtcttatctcttactgccaaacccacctggagccacatcagagaggcgcagtcctgaagaaacatcggctggtcgagcctatggaccgtctggaagacaggatgtgtaagaaacacgaccgacttccgGAGCTCTtttgccagactgaacaggtgtgtgtgtgtctgttctgcaaagagacagaccacaggtcccatcctgttgtacctctaacggaggaatatgaagtgaagacggcccagctggggaagatagaggctgaagttcagcagatgatccagatgagactaaataatattcaggagattaaagacacagttaatcgcagcaaagcagatgcattcagagagatagccgatggtgtgcacatcctcactgctctgaagtgctgcattgaaaagtgccaggatgacctcaaccaaatggttaaagagaaactgaaatccacagagaaacaagctgaagacctcatcaaagagctggagcaggaaatagaagatctgaccaatagaagctcagaggtgaagcagctctcacacactgaagaccacctctacttcctccaggccttcagatccctgaaggatcctccacccaccagcgaCTGGACCACgctggaggtccgtcctccgtcatacgtagggaccttgaggagatcccttgatcagctggaggagacactgaacatggagatgaagaagctgcgtgatgctgaactgaagagggtccagcagtatgaagtagatgtgactctggatcctgatacagctcatccctgtctcatcctgtctgaggatgggaaacaagtacatgaggGAGATGTGAGGAAGGTCCTCcgagacaaccctaagagatttacaaagAGTATATGTGTTCTCACAATGCAGAGcttctcagggagattttactttgaggttcaggttaaagacaagactgcgtGGTATGTAGGAGTGGCaagagagtccatcaacagtAAAGATCTGATCATAGAGATCCCCGAGAATGGTTACTGGACTCTCTACTCCAACAAGGATGGGTTGGTATTTAAAGATGACccttctgtccgtctccctctgagagctgagctccagaaggtgggggtgtttgttgattatgatgagggtctggtctccttctacgatgtggaagccagggttcatatctactctgctactggctgcagctTTAcagagcctctctatccattcctcagTCCAGGTTTCTATAATTATGAAGGTataaactctgcccccctgatcatctcacctgtcaatcaaacagactaggacatTTGTCtgataattaattaatcaaacGACAAAAAAAACTAATGTTGTatcctgaattagaatctctaccatgtgagatctgagagaactgtaTTCATGTCTTACTGCTGTCATATAACAAGGAGTAATTCAGTAGGAAGTGAACCCTGACTATTATAAATGATAACCCATTCTAAATTACTAGATAACATTATATTCTTCATTGTCTGTTTTCTCCAGTCTTTTAAGGTTTACTGATGTACAATTGTTAATGGTTGCAGTCATGTATAGCGTGGTTTCAGGATTGATGTGTATTTCATAATCATCTAAACATTATTGTTAGTTTATATGTCGTAATCATGAATGAcaacataatcaaatgtaaaaatacttttctgatgtttataaaaatagaaaaacagcTGATGAGTCAATGACTTATAATGTCCACCatacaacaacccaacatgTGTAAGACAAAGATCACAGTTGCTACATGTCAAGATTctccccatgtgtgtgagtactgtgactttgtcttgtcatctctctccatcctctcatcttagtttctcctctctccttcctctctcttcttccgaTCCTATCTCCTATGTCTGCTCTCCTTTCTAGCTCATCCAGGATTGTGTTAAGTATTGTTTGCCCCTAATCCTACTCTTTTGTAGTCCACttaatttgactatttatttaatattgtgaCACATGAGTCTTTTTTGCATTTCATCGCATGATGAAGGTACAAATTACTTTCTTTCATTATTTTGATCAGCCGTTCAGGTAAGAGTCGTCTGcggtctctttctcacacacagtaTTATTAGAATTGCATCGTTGAATAACATGAAGGTGTTAAATGAATACAACGTGTTTATGGCGCTGGCTTGGCGGCTGGTGTGTCGAGGACAGCCGCAGCAGACAGAATGCTGTCTGCTGGGAACTTCGGCCGAGTGATGACGTCGCACGCTTTGAACAAGCCACCGACCGCCTGGTTTAGACAACtgaccgggtgccaaatttataccgggcacgtcatcagttgtccgttgccaggtaacggacaactgattacgtaagggttgtccgttgccgggcaggtttcaaaaaacatttgcgctcatgttgccaaagacaaaataacataatacagacaacggatcgctagataacacttgtttttactttatatttgcattgtatttaattgtttaatcaaatttagctagtaaactgagtgtttaaagcgggtttcaaaaaacattcgcgctcatgttgccaaagacgaaataacataatacagaaaacgaatcgctagataacacttgtttttactttatatttgtattgtatttaattgtttaatcaaatttggTCATGTATTTGGAAGTGTAAGTGTCATCTGTCTTGTCACGGTCAATGTTATCGGTCTTGTCACGTTCAATGAACAAGTGCgaatgaacgagcttgaaggttcgcgaatgttcgtgaacctatcacgtcattcgacgcgatcgtccgttgccaggcaacggacgacgcgatcatctgttgcca
It encodes:
- the LOC115543081 gene encoding E3 ubiquitin-protein ligase TRIM39-like, which gives rise to MASANTSWSEENFSCSICLDVFNNPVSTPCGHNFCRTCITKFWDEQVKYKCPLCNMAFNTRPDLRINTLLSGLAAQFQTAIRVKDQLCVKPGEVPCDVCTGTQLKAVKSCLVCLISYCQTHLEPHQRGAVLKKHRLVEPMDRLEDRMCKKHDRLPELFCQTEQVCVCLFCKETDHRSHPVVPLTEEYEVKTAQLGKIEAEVQQMIQMRLNNIQEIKDTVNRSKADAFREIADGVHILTALKCCIEKCQDDLNQMVKEKLKSTEKQAEDLIKELEQEIEDLTNRSSEVKQLSHTEDHLYFLQAFRSLKDPPPTSDWTTLEVRPPSYVGTLRRSLDQLEETLNMEMKKLRDAELKRVQQYEVDVTLDPDTAHPCLILSEDGKQVHEGDVRKVLRDNPKRFTKSICVLTMQSFSGRFYFEVQVKDKTAWYVGVARESINSKDLIIEIPENGYWTLYSNKDGLVFKDDPSVRLPLRAELQKVGVFVDYDEGLVSFYDVEARVHIYSATGCSFTEPLYPFLSPGFYNYEGINSAPLIISPVNQTD